The Sphingobacterium bambusae genome includes a window with the following:
- a CDS encoding Fur family transcriptional regulator: MTSVTNEKERDFIKLLKQNALKVTPHRMRVLNEITQKDAAISQPDLEKIVGKEIDRVTLYRILSSFEEKGIVHKIFDLNGTATYAICSSDCTADHHHDQHVHFICSICNSVFCLEEISLPKIPVPEKFTLHAIALNAVGLCDNCQQEK, encoded by the coding sequence ATGACAAGTGTAACAAACGAAAAAGAACGGGATTTTATCAAACTTTTAAAGCAAAATGCGCTTAAAGTGACCCCACATAGAATGCGTGTTTTGAACGAAATAACGCAAAAAGATGCAGCAATATCACAGCCCGATCTCGAAAAGATCGTAGGTAAAGAAATTGATCGTGTGACGCTCTACCGGATTTTATCCAGCTTCGAAGAGAAAGGTATAGTCCACAAAATATTCGATTTAAACGGCACAGCGACTTATGCGATCTGCAGCTCGGATTGCACTGCCGATCATCACCATGATCAACATGTGCATTTCATCTGTTCAATTTGTAACAGCGTTTTTTGCTTGGAAGAAATATCACTACCGAAGATTCCAGTGCCTGAAAAGTTCACTTTACATGCTATCGCACTCAATGCTGTAGGTCTCTGTGATAACTGTCAACAGGAGAAATAA
- the fsa gene encoding fructose-6-phosphate aldolase, with product MKFFIDTANLAQIKEAQDLGVLDGVTTNPSLMAKEGISGEENVINHYKAICEIVDGDVSAEVISTDYENMIKEGEILAALNPKIVVKVPMIKDGVKAIKYFSQKGIKTNCTLVFSAGQALLAAKAGATYVSPFIGRLDDISVDGLSLIEEIRLIYDNYGFTTQILAASVRHSAHILGCAKIGADVMTGPLSAIVSLLKHPLTDSGLAQFLADHAKAAGK from the coding sequence ATGAAATTTTTTATTGATACTGCGAACTTAGCACAAATCAAGGAAGCGCAAGACCTAGGCGTTTTAGACGGTGTAACAACCAACCCTAGTTTAATGGCAAAAGAAGGCATCAGTGGCGAAGAAAATGTAATCAACCACTATAAAGCAATATGCGAGATTGTCGATGGCGATGTGAGCGCTGAAGTGATCTCCACCGACTACGAAAACATGATCAAAGAAGGCGAAATCCTCGCTGCCCTTAACCCTAAGATCGTTGTTAAAGTTCCCATGATCAAAGACGGCGTAAAAGCAATTAAATACTTTAGCCAAAAAGGAATCAAAACCAACTGTACATTGGTGTTCTCTGCTGGTCAAGCTTTATTGGCAGCAAAAGCAGGTGCTACCTACGTTTCACCATTTATCGGTCGTTTGGACGATATCTCCGTAGACGGTCTATCTTTAATCGAAGAGATTCGTTTGATCTATGATAACTACGGTTTCACCACGCAAATTTTAGCTGCTTCCGTACGTCACAGTGCGCATATTTTAGGCTGTGCAAAGATCGGTGCTGATGTAATGACTGGCCCTCTATCGGCGATCGTTTCTTTATTGAAGCACCCATTAACGGATAGCGGACTAGCGCAATTCCTTGCTGACCATGCCAAAGCGGCAGGAAAATAA
- a CDS encoding MFS transporter — protein MDIFRSLAYPNFRLHVIGQAISLLGTWMQRVAISWLVYEMTNSVFWLGFVQFISLLPSLILSPFIGSFVDRHKKYKLVFITQIGLMVQAAVLTLVVGMRWETVFLLSILGFVQGIINAFDVMGRQSLMISLVDERRDLPNAIALNSSIFNAARMVGPAIGGILLTKYGEFVCFGVNFVSFVPVIICLMLMRVKEDRSKLTKESNWTGLVEGFSYLRRSPHIASLIIVLTFSSLFVIPYTSLLPAVAKDLFKGDESTFSWFESAAGFGAMIGAISMARLKSGENLRYRVLFAAFMMGISLCLLAFAHYLPTALLFTMMVSMAMMMQNSSINTYIQTHAVSSYRARTISYYVMAFQGIAPIGALFVGATASYFGIKHTLYIMGGAGMLISLGYYTYIRLHIHRRLFKFPGS, from the coding sequence ATGGATATATTTAGATCCCTTGCTTACCCTAATTTTCGATTACATGTTATCGGTCAGGCTATCTCCCTATTGGGCACTTGGATGCAACGTGTTGCTATCAGCTGGCTGGTTTACGAAATGACCAATTCTGTCTTTTGGCTAGGTTTTGTGCAGTTCATATCACTGCTACCATCTCTGATCCTTTCGCCTTTTATCGGTTCTTTTGTCGATCGCCACAAGAAATATAAGCTTGTTTTTATCACGCAGATAGGCTTAATGGTACAGGCCGCGGTGCTGACCTTGGTTGTGGGTATGCGTTGGGAAACGGTGTTCTTGTTATCTATACTGGGCTTTGTGCAGGGTATCATCAATGCCTTTGATGTTATGGGTAGGCAATCGTTGATGATATCGCTCGTTGATGAACGTCGTGATCTGCCCAACGCTATCGCCTTAAATTCATCCATTTTTAATGCTGCGAGGATGGTTGGCCCCGCAATAGGGGGGATTCTGTTGACGAAATACGGCGAATTTGTATGCTTTGGTGTTAATTTCGTTAGCTTTGTTCCTGTCATCATTTGCTTGATGTTGATGCGTGTGAAAGAGGATCGTTCGAAATTGACGAAAGAAAGTAATTGGACAGGATTGGTTGAGGGCTTCAGTTACCTTCGTCGATCGCCACATATAGCCTCTTTAATTATTGTTCTCACTTTTTCCAGTTTATTTGTTATCCCATACACGTCGCTATTGCCGGCCGTTGCTAAGGACTTGTTCAAGGGGGACGAGTCTACATTTTCTTGGTTTGAAAGTGCAGCTGGCTTTGGTGCTATGATCGGAGCGATTAGTATGGCGCGATTAAAATCTGGTGAAAACCTGCGCTATCGGGTTTTGTTCGCCGCATTTATGATGGGCATATCGCTCTGTCTGCTTGCTTTTGCTCACTATCTTCCGACAGCCTTATTGTTTACGATGATGGTGTCCATGGCCATGATGATGCAAAATTCATCGATCAATACATATATACAGACGCATGCTGTATCCAGTTACCGTGCGCGAACGATCAGCTATTATGTGATGGCTTTTCAGGGAATTGCGCCAATAGGAGCGCTCTTTGTCGGCGCTACGGCATCTTACTTTGGTATCAAGCATACACTATACATCATGGGTGGGGCAGGCATGCTTATCTCGTTGGGATACTATACCTATATTAGGCTACACATTCACCGACGCCTATTTAAGTTTCCGGGTTCGTAA
- a CDS encoding aspartyl protease family protein, with translation MQKIPLTIIDLHGDGYHLLVDVELFDQRFKMVLDTGASKTVLDKTTLLHSGIPEERFQNTDILSTGLGTNSMESFTLEIPLFKIHNWQHKHFLTAVLDLSSINYAYEQMNLEPVIGVIGGDILRPYGAKIDYFKQMLTLRTRKLK, from the coding sequence ATGCAAAAAATTCCACTAACGATAATCGACCTTCATGGCGATGGATACCATCTTTTGGTCGATGTAGAACTTTTTGACCAACGCTTTAAAATGGTGCTGGACACCGGCGCATCAAAAACGGTATTGGACAAAACCACCCTTTTGCATTCGGGCATACCTGAAGAACGCTTTCAGAATACCGATATTCTATCCACGGGCTTGGGCACCAATTCCATGGAAAGCTTTACGCTGGAAATCCCTTTGTTCAAAATACACAATTGGCAGCATAAACATTTCTTGACCGCCGTTTTGGACCTGAGTTCGATCAATTATGCTTACGAACAGATGAATTTAGAGCCTGTTATAGGTGTTATTGGCGGCGATATCCTCCGCCCGTATGGTGCAAAGATTGATTATTTCAAGCAAATGCTGACTTTACGAACCCGGAAACTTAAATAG
- the mdh gene encoding malate dehydrogenase, protein MKITVIGAGAVGATTADNLVRKNIAEEIVLLDIKEGVAEGKAQDMMQTAALLGFDSKIKGATNDYLQTAGSAVAVITSGIPRKPGMTREELIGTNAGIVKTVVQNLLEYSPDIIIIVVSNPMDTMTYLALKSSGIPKNRIIGMGGALDSARFKYQIADKLNASANDLQAIVIGGHGDTTMIPLIKHATWNSIPVKEFLSEEEQADIVQKTMVGGATLTALIGTSAWYAPGAAAAAMVESIVRDQNRLFTASVYLEGEFDQEDIHIGVPVIINKNGWDRIVPLALSDSEKEAFAKSADAVRAMNQVLRDNHII, encoded by the coding sequence ATGAAAATTACAGTGATTGGAGCAGGTGCCGTCGGCGCAACCACGGCAGACAACCTTGTACGGAAAAACATTGCCGAAGAGATTGTTCTCTTAGATATCAAAGAAGGTGTGGCCGAAGGAAAAGCGCAGGATATGATGCAAACAGCAGCACTATTGGGCTTTGACAGCAAGATCAAAGGCGCCACGAACGACTACCTACAAACGGCTGGCTCGGCCGTAGCGGTAATCACGTCTGGGATACCTAGAAAACCAGGCATGACAAGGGAAGAGTTGATTGGAACGAACGCAGGAATTGTAAAAACCGTGGTACAAAATCTACTGGAATATTCACCAGATATTATCATAATAGTGGTATCCAACCCAATGGATACCATGACCTATTTAGCGCTGAAATCAAGCGGAATCCCTAAGAACAGGATTATCGGGATGGGCGGTGCGCTCGACTCGGCACGTTTCAAATACCAAATCGCAGACAAATTAAATGCGTCAGCAAATGATCTGCAAGCTATTGTTATTGGAGGACATGGCGATACGACGATGATTCCGCTGATCAAGCATGCCACGTGGAACAGCATCCCCGTCAAGGAATTTCTTTCGGAAGAAGAACAAGCGGATATTGTACAGAAAACCATGGTAGGTGGTGCTACCTTGACGGCCTTGATCGGCACCTCGGCTTGGTATGCACCAGGCGCTGCTGCAGCAGCCATGGTAGAAAGCATCGTACGCGACCAAAATCGCCTGTTCACCGCTTCCGTTTATTTGGAAGGGGAGTTTGATCAGGAAGACATCCATATCGGGGTACCGGTGATCATCAATAAAAATGGCTGGGATCGTATTGTACCGTTAGCACTATCTGACTCGGAAAAAGAGGCATTTGCGAAAAGCGCAGACGCCGTGCGCGCAATGAACCAAGTATTGCGCGATAACCATATTATCTAG
- the tamL gene encoding translocation and assembly module lipoprotein TamL yields the protein MKTSQYPVLLGLVALVLAGACNSTKYLAEDEKLYDKGNVIIHKDSIPAERKQAFEEQLQGLLTPKPNKKLLGVRFKLGFWNMGGGPDTTTGFVKRWLKKQGEEPVLLSDVNREYNENLLRNRLENLGFFNAYVTSDTSIHGKLAEVNYNAFPGNIYRIAKVDFEVDPNKQLGRDILSTKDSSLLKLGSNYNLDVILNERDRIDNDLKNKGYYYFSPDNILVEVDSTKGGDKVDMYVTIKPETAEKAKSPQKIGNIFIYPNYEQTSEGFRTARPRSSQLFRDNYYIIDPENTYRKPVLAKHIFFHKGDTYNRHDHNMTISHLVNLNAFKFVKNNFVDSPDSTNTMDVYYYLTPMQRKSIRFEVLAKTAAVYNGTEANVNWTLRNAFKGFETLTLSVFGGYETQTGGNVNLNSSYLRYGAEVGVVWPRLLSPYKWAPSRRFIPKTYSKIGYEFLNRRNAYTLNSLTLNYGYNWKESEQKQHDLAALEIIYVQPRNITDAYRAQMDTVPTLRHIVDPQFSFGPNYNFTFTNSMEAHRTNTYYVKAGMNTSGNVLGLIQGANASDGNFKQLFGTTYAQFIKAEVDFRHYLKLSANSQLASRIMVGTSYSYGNSLSLPYLKQYFSGGPNGLRAYRARAVGPGTAVPENVGQDNFFADQTGDYKLELNTEYRSQISGIFHWAAFVDAGNIWLQRADESKPGGTLTKDFYKELAVGGGLGLRVDLDFLIIRTDLAIPFRVPYRETGDRWVFKYIDIRDRDWRRNNLVFNLAIGYPF from the coding sequence ATGAAGACTAGTCAATATCCCGTTCTGTTAGGGCTGGTTGCCTTGGTGCTGGCAGGCGCATGTAATTCGACCAAGTACCTCGCTGAGGACGAAAAACTGTACGACAAGGGTAATGTAATCATTCATAAGGACAGCATTCCTGCGGAGCGAAAACAAGCCTTCGAAGAGCAGCTTCAGGGATTGCTTACACCAAAACCCAACAAAAAACTGTTGGGTGTACGCTTTAAGCTAGGCTTTTGGAACATGGGTGGTGGACCTGATACCACCACCGGATTCGTGAAACGCTGGCTAAAGAAGCAAGGCGAAGAACCGGTACTCTTGAGCGATGTTAACCGAGAATATAATGAAAACCTCCTGCGAAACAGGTTAGAAAATCTCGGCTTCTTCAATGCCTATGTAACCTCTGACACCAGCATCCATGGTAAACTGGCAGAAGTAAACTACAACGCTTTTCCGGGAAACATCTACCGTATTGCCAAGGTGGATTTTGAGGTCGATCCCAATAAACAACTCGGTAGGGATATCTTGAGCACCAAAGACAGCTCGTTATTAAAACTGGGCAGCAACTACAACTTGGATGTCATACTGAACGAACGCGACCGCATCGATAACGACCTTAAGAATAAAGGTTATTATTATTTTTCACCGGATAATATTTTGGTGGAGGTAGATAGTACCAAAGGTGGCGACAAGGTAGACATGTATGTAACGATAAAACCGGAGACTGCAGAAAAGGCAAAATCGCCACAAAAAATTGGTAATATCTTTATTTACCCTAATTACGAACAAACGTCCGAAGGATTTCGCACGGCACGTCCACGCAGCTCGCAGCTGTTTCGAGATAACTACTACATCATCGATCCGGAGAACACATACCGTAAACCCGTATTGGCCAAACACATCTTCTTTCATAAAGGAGACACCTACAACAGGCACGATCACAACATGACAATCAGCCATTTGGTGAACCTCAACGCCTTCAAATTTGTCAAGAACAATTTTGTGGATAGCCCCGATTCGACCAACACTATGGATGTATACTACTACCTCACTCCCATGCAGCGAAAATCGATCCGCTTTGAGGTGCTCGCAAAAACTGCCGCTGTTTACAACGGTACAGAGGCAAATGTAAACTGGACCTTGCGTAACGCCTTTAAAGGTTTTGAGACATTAACGTTAAGCGTGTTTGGCGGTTATGAAACACAAACGGGCGGCAATGTTAATTTAAATTCCAGTTACCTTCGTTATGGCGCTGAGGTAGGTGTTGTTTGGCCTAGGCTGTTATCGCCCTACAAATGGGCACCTTCGCGTCGTTTTATCCCGAAAACCTATTCCAAGATAGGATACGAATTTTTGAACCGTAGAAACGCATACACCTTAAATTCGTTGACCTTGAACTACGGCTACAACTGGAAAGAATCGGAACAGAAGCAGCATGATCTTGCGGCACTCGAGATTATCTATGTGCAGCCGCGGAACATCACGGACGCTTACCGTGCGCAGATGGATACCGTCCCTACCCTACGTCACATCGTTGATCCACAGTTTTCATTCGGTCCCAACTATAACTTTACGTTCACCAACTCTATGGAAGCCCACCGTACTAATACCTATTACGTAAAAGCGGGCATGAATACCTCAGGAAATGTCTTAGGGTTGATACAAGGAGCAAATGCCAGCGACGGCAATTTCAAACAACTATTCGGTACAACCTACGCGCAATTTATCAAAGCGGAGGTCGATTTTCGGCATTATCTAAAACTGTCTGCTAATTCGCAGTTGGCATCGCGCATCATGGTAGGAACCAGTTACTCTTACGGAAATTCCCTGTCGCTGCCTTACTTGAAACAGTATTTCTCAGGTGGTCCAAACGGTTTGCGCGCCTATCGAGCGAGGGCTGTAGGTCCTGGTACGGCCGTGCCAGAGAACGTTGGGCAGGACAACTTCTTTGCCGACCAAACGGGGGATTATAAGTTGGAACTCAATACCGAATATCGCTCGCAGATATCCGGGATATTCCATTGGGCAGCCTTTGTGGATGCCGGAAACATCTGGCTGCAGCGTGCCGATGAAAGTAAACCGGGAGGTACCTTGACAAAAGATTTCTATAAAGAACTGGCCGTTGGGGGTGGTTTAGGTTTACGTGTTGATTTGGACTTTTTGATCATCCGGACCGATCTTGCAATACCATTCCGCGTACCCTACCGCGAGACAGGTGATCGCTGGGTATTTAAATACATTGATATTCGCGATCGAGACTGGAGACGCAACAACCTCGTATTCAATCTTGCCATCGGCTATCCTTTCTAA